A window of Schistocerca serialis cubense isolate TAMUIC-IGC-003099 chromosome 1, iqSchSeri2.2, whole genome shotgun sequence genomic DNA:
AAAATAACCAATGTTTGAAACTTTAATATGATTGTTCATAAACATCTTCGGTTCATAAAGCTGTAATCCAAACCCAGTTTAAAAATGTAGAATACAGTAGACACTGAGGCAGCTGAGGTTACCGTAAGATGTTGTAGAgcagaattatttttatatttgttatattCTGTTCCTCCTGTAAAATTGTTGTAAGACTGTCATTATTTTGCTGAATTGGAGCTTACTCTGATTTCAGGGAAAAGATTGTGCGACCATGTCACAGCTTTTGGCCCAAAGCTATCCTACATCTCATGCAAAACTTTACTACTGACTCATTGATCATAAGGATAAAGGGACTAACGACCTCTTTGTTAAGTGCCTTAGAAAGCGTATACATCATCCTCCAATCACTCACTCGTGCTTTTTGTCCCCCGTGCTCCAGGAGAGTGTAGTTTGCCACACAGTTTGTCTATCCTTGGTCACTATCAAGATTATCTCATTATGTAAAAGGTACTAAAAAGAAAACCCACTGCTCAATATAGTACAATGAAGGGGAAGTGGCTACCACTTCAACCCTTAAATATGGTTTAAAGTTTCTAATCTTTCAAAGATGATGGCAGTTTTGACTTTCAGGTGCCTAATAACCCAAAATCATTTGTTTTATTAGCATCTGAAAAGATTCTGCTTAATTCTGAAGTTAATCAATTTTTAGTAGATTAGTTAGTTAAGTTTTTGGGAATAGTATTTGATATAATTATGAAATATTGTAAATGAATTAATTTGTAACTGGCCAAAATGTCTGCAAAATTCTAATAGAGATATATATAGAAAACTTTAATGTTATTATCCTACATTTATTGATATAGCTACTATGTTTTAAAGAGAGTAGCTGTAGTAATCATGATTACTCTTTGCAGGTGATCATTATTTCGGCCAGTGACTCTACATCTTCTGTGCAGACTGAAACATCATCTCCTCAAAACCAAAACAACCAAATTACTGGTGGAATGGTTCAGTGGCATACACCAGTGACTGGACAACAAGCCGTCTTTGCAAGTATTGTGGATAACAACCAACAGTTTGGTAGGAACGTAAATAGTGAACAAGTGCTGTGGCAGACAAATGGTATACAGTTGTGGCAAGGTTCCCACCAAACAACAGCAATTTGTATACCTAATGCTGAAACATCAAATGTGGCAGAACAAGAAACTTTTACCAGTGCAACCTCAGAAAGGCCTGAGGCAGCACtaaaagtgaagaaaaaaatgACTTTAATGAAGACAGCAGATTCGAGGACAAATACTAAGTCAAAAACACCTCAGAAATCTAAACAAAAAGTCAGAGACTCAAGTGATATGGACCCAACTCAGCTGGAGGAAAATGCACAACAAGTGAAAGAAAGATTTGAGAAAGGCTGTGAGTGCCAAGAAGAAAACTGTTTCAAAGGACTTAGTCCTGAGTATGTATATCGACACAGGCTGAATATAGCAGAGCTAACCAAAGGTGAACATGACATGTACCTCATGGGTGTTACAATGGCTGTGCTTACTAATCCGGAAGAAACTGTTAGACACAAAGAGAGACAACGATTGCGTGCCCAGTATGCATTTCAGGGCCGCCGAGTTTGCTTGGCCGCTTTCTTATATCTGGAAAACTGTACTCATTACCAGTTGAAGAGAATCCGGAAACACGTTATGGTACATGGTGTATCACCACGTGTTCATGGAAACTGTGGAAAGAAGCCCCACAACACGTTTCCTCTTGACAGTTACCGTCATGCAACATCTTTCCTTCAACGTTTTATTGAGAAACACACTCAAAGCTCAGCAACCACTGTTAATGGGTCATCACCAGGTTCCGGGATGAAGAGTAAGTCAAAGCCTGTAGGGAAAACAACTCCTTTATACTTGCCCTCAGAAATTACAAGAAAGACTATTCATAATGCATATTGTCAATATTGTGAAAATTATGATCCATCAATAAAAGTAATGGGTTATTCTACATTTAGGCATTTTATGAAGGAACAGTTTCCACATGTGAAATTTTGCAAAACTGAAAGCAGTTGTAACAGAACAGCAGTAAACAGTCAGACACAGAAATGTAATGGAAGCAACTCTGTTCAGGTTGTGGACACACTTCCACAGCAATGTATAAAATTGCCAAGTGAGTCTCTTACTGCACAGGTGCCTGAAAATTGTCAAGAAACGCAAGCTACATCTATTCTCCGTCATGGCCAGTTAACTGCTATTCCCATCATATTCTCACAACCCGCTTCTCAGTCAGAAACAACACTCCCTGCAAATGTTTCTCAAGAGCAAGCTTTTATTGTAAAACCTATTTTACATGCATCTCTGGATGGAACACCAGTGTCAATAAACAGTTCTGGGACATTTACATCGTATCAGCTAGCTCCAGCACATCCAACATACACGACTCACCCACACAATTCTCAGACAATAGCTGTAGCCTCAATAGATGGTAATACACAGGACACATTTGCATTTActacattataaaaaaaataaagccATCAATCCTCATGTTGCTTGGAACAACACAGTTGTTTGCTAGACATGTTCTTGTTGAATGAAGTATCCTGTTTCCTTCATTTGGCCTTTCAATTGATGTAACCAGCCAGTTATAGGGAGACTTACATTTTAATGTAGACTGTGAACTGCAGTGCATCTTGGTGTTTCTCACATTGATAAACATTGCCAGATGTGATAGACATGataatttacagataaaaattcTAGGACAGAGAGAGGGTTCAACCCATGGCCATTATATTTGTAGCCTGGCATTTTACCTCCAAGCCACAGAGATGCATGCACAAATTAAGTTTGCAAAACTCATAAGTTAAATGTTGGTTAAGAAGTTATCATTTTTAGTGCAACAgcattgtacaaaaagaaattacatatATTAATATATTACTTAATGTCCTTCAATTTTTGAAGGACATGTAAATTGTATTTATAATTTCCTGATGTGTAACTGTCATAATTATTTCACAAGAACGGCACACTTTATTATATTAGTATATAGTTCAAGATCAGTATTAACATAAATAATTATGTCCTTTCACTCCTACAGACACGTTTTTCTAAGTGTTATTTAAGGGAAGCTTTTAAATTATGTTGTCAAAATCTTACTTTCGTTTGTTTCCCCAAAGAATAGTTTATATGAAAGAGATTaacatcaaaaataaatttaagagtTAGTCTTTCATGAAGATTTTTGTCAGGGGGTTAGCctcgtacagaagtgaaacatggacaataaacagttatgAGAAGAGGAGAAAAGATGATCTCGAGATACTGAAAAGAATGCTGGAGACAAGAAGAGTAGCATAGAATACTGGCAGTGTGGTATTGAATCAAATGTGagtgaaaatgaaatttatggaacAACTTGATAACTTGATTGGACACGTCCTTAGGCATCAATGATTTAttagtttggtactggagggaagttgggtgggatgggggggataGTGGAGGTAGTGGAAGGAGACAAATGTTTGGCTAcaataaacaggttcaaatggttgtaggttgcagtggttatgtaGAGACAGAGGCTTGCATGGAGTAGACTAGTGTTGAGAGCTAAATAAATCCCAATAACAGCAATTGCCGtactttttttttctgtcagttgcaACCAAGTTATGAAGAGTTTTCATTTTTCATCATTAATGAGAAAAAATATTAGTCGAATATGAAGTGTATGAAACGTTTAATATAATGCTTGCCAGAGATGGAATGACATTAGTAATGGGTTTTTGCATGGTGAGAGGTTTAATAATGTGGTTCCTACCATGAGGAGCCTTACTGAtgtgttacttttatttatttttgtaatacatttGTTTGGATATTTTCTCAATTTTAAATGATTACTTTAGTGTGTACAGACGTTATTTTGCGGGCCAGAGAGATATGCTAAATTACATGCCACCATTCAGTCTCTGTCTAGGAAACAAATCTAAAAGAAAAGAAAGCCTTTCATAAATTTTGTATGAACAGATaacattctttaataatggagGAAAAAATAAGGACAATCTTCACATTGTTATTTTGTGTAGATGCTCCAGTTCTTATaatacacacagaaaataaaatgGGATTAAATTAGGGAACAATTATTGACCTCAATTGACAAGAGCAAGCTGTATTGcaaatgtttggtattgttgaAGTAAGTGAAACAGTGTTGCAATTCCTTATGGCATCACATTAGTAATGTCCTTCTCCTCTACTCGTGCTGTAAAACAATATTGTGATGGACAATGTAGATGTTGAACAGTTGCTTAAGATTTTGAAACATAAATTATTATTCAACTGTAG
This region includes:
- the LOC126470468 gene encoding uncharacterized protein LOC126470468 isoform X1, with protein sequence MEEVDEAEKEASEVLHSLLSVERIEKQPPTTEDGNQVIIISASDSTSSVQTETSSPQNQNNQITGGMVQWHTPVTGQQAVFASIVDNNQQFGRNVNSEQVLWQTNGIQLWQGSHQTTAICIPNAETSNVAEQETFTSATSERPEAALKVKKKMTLMKTADSRTNTKSKTPQKSKQKVRDSSDMDPTQLEENAQQVKERFEKGCECQEENCFKGLSPEYVYRHRLNIAELTKGEHDMYLMGVTMAVLTNPEETVRHKERQRLRAQYAFQGRRVCLAAFLYLENCTHYQLKRIRKHVMVHGVSPRVHGNCGKKPHNTFPLDSYRHATSFLQRFIEKHTQSSATTVNGSSPGSGMKSKSKPVGKTTPLYLPSEITRKTIHNAYCQYCENYDPSIKVMGYSTFRHFMKEQFPHVKFCKTESSCNRTAVNSQTQKCNGSNSVQVVDTLPQQCIKLPSESLTAQVPENCQETQATSILRHGQLTAIPIIFSQPASQSETTLPANVSQEQAFIVKPILHASLDGTPVSINSSGTFTSYQLAPAHPTYTTHPHNSQTIAVASIDGNTQDTFAFTTL
- the LOC126470468 gene encoding uncharacterized protein LOC126470468 isoform X2, yielding MEEVDEAEKEASEVLHSLLSVERIEKQPPTTEDGNQVIIISASDSTSSVQTETSSPQNQNNQITGGMVQWHTPVTGQQAVFASIVDNNQQFGRNVNSEQVLWQTNGIQLWQGSHQTTAICIPNAETSNVAEQETFTSATSERPEAALKVKKKMTLMKTADSRTNTKSKTPQKSKQKVRDSSDMDPTQLEENAQQVKERFEKGCECQEENCFKGLSPEYVYRHRLNIAELTKGEHDMYLMGVTMAVLTNPEETVRHKERQRLRAQYAFQGRRVCLAAFLYLENCTHYQLKRIRKHVMVHGVSPRVHGNCGKKPHNTFPLDSYRHATSFLQRFIEKHTQSSATTVNGSSPGSGMKSDFVVLWYLTPAEEHSKMESDVDVHIKQ